A region from the Plasmodium berghei ANKA genome assembly, chromosome: 9 genome encodes:
- a CDS encoding TMEM65 domain-containing protein, putative has protein sequence MYINNISCRSINNTNFLQQRKIKFGNIKNSVINYIIKKSLTYDNFTQYYNLNELNNFKKSIKNMNSHNFLDNKIVCSIKNFLHLNRKYHVQRQHISTFIKKKYTLSLIKRRKKIIPNNYFKCGIHTNNMLKLNSLPPCYNFKIFLQTNQTQLNTIINRDQIKNFKIHINKSYYYSTNMYDGINTHAFHTQNIIQNNNKSEIKKKLPKGRNINTAISYANRIQLLRRKTKKKKKKWLNKLIKKKNNSKIIKLQLNMRKRQNKKCLKNYPTNRKHNCGIYKNNVKNTKRPKWDDVQNTNTLNFQNSQNIDKGYLNKTLQTTNNNQTNSDKTSHKKNNYLTKEFDNNDEKASHDKAEMNIKKHDLLLVALSGCIPFICFGFVDNAFMIISGDLFDSTFCVFLGLSTMAAAGFGNLTSDVLGIFIGGYIEKMIVCIGYPRINLTNKQLKMNITRKYYYLGSAVGIAIGCLLGMLPLLFIDSKKLEKKNQNKKKKKKEQEFQPSEKQTQEFHNDNKDLDKKLIEFVSKKMPQYINSSYAFLFIFDKNKNQFYTLINNNLIYIPITHDIISETYIKKQIVNYYNQNLTNVYTNSFNMINMNKKNDLQSELNKFNHSSDDHNFKISKINDAFFKHHGINANQVLTVPVFGVNESIIAIITVVNSTKKIPFSDRDVHFLNLFSSHISKEIEGKSDLDASLKLCKNIIYN, from the exons ATGtacattaataatatatcatgTCGTTCTATTAATAACacaaattttttacaacaaagaaaaataaaatttggtaatataaaaaattcagttatcaattatattataaaaaaatcattaaCTTATGATAATTTTACTCAGTactataatttaaatgaattaaataattttaaaaagtctataaaaaatatgaacagtcataattttttggataataaaattgtatgctctataaaaaattttttacatttaaatCGTAAATATCATGTACAAAGACAACATATATCcacttttattaaaaaaaaatacacattatctttaattaaaagaagaaaaaaaataatacctaacaattattttaaatgtgGAATccatacaaataatatgctCAAGTTAAATTCCTTACCCCCATGTTATAacttcaaaatatttttacaaaccAATCAAACTCAATTAAATACTATTATTAACCGTgatcaaattaaaaattttaaaatacatataaataagtcatattattattccaCAAATATGTATGATGGAATAAACACGCACGCATTTCATACCCAAAACataattcaaaataataataaatctgaaattaaaaaaaaattaccaaaaggaagaaatataaatacgGCTATAAGTTATGCCAACAGAATACAATTACTGagaagaaaaacaaaaaaaaaaaaaaaaaaatggcttaacaaattaataaaaaaaaaaaataatagtaaaataataaaattacaatTAAATATGCGGAAAAGACAAAACAAAAAGTGCCTAAAAAATTATCCAACTAATAGAAAACATAATTGtggaatatataaaaataatgttaaaaatacaaaacgTCCTAAATGGGATGATGTGCAAAATACTAATACTCttaattttcaaaatagcCAAAATATAGACAAGggatatttaaataaaacgCTACAAAccacaaataataatcaaaCAAATAGTGATAAAACATCacataagaaaaataattatttaacaaaagaatttgataataatgatgaaaaagCATCACATGACAAAGCTGAAATGAATATCAAAAAGCACgatttattattagtaGCTCTCTCTGGTTGTATAccatttatttgttttggTTTTGTTGATAATGCATTTATGATCATTTCTGGCGATTTATTTGATTCCACATTTTGTGTATTTTTAGGATTAAGTACAATGGCTGCAGCTGGATTTGGAAATTTAACAAGTGATGTTTTGGGAATATTTATAGGTGGctatattgaaaaaatgattGTTTGTATCGGATATCCTAGAATaaatttaacaaataaacaattaaaaatgaatataacgagaaaatattattatttaggTAGTGCAGTAGGTATTGCCATAGGCTGTTTACTAGGCATGTTACCATTATTGTTTATAGATAGcaaaaaattagaaaaaaaaaatcaaaataaaaaaaaaaaaaaaaaagaacaaGAATTCCAACCATCAGAAAAACAAACACAAGAATTTCATAATGATAACAAAGATTtggataaaaaattaatcgAATTtgtatcaaaaaaaatgccaCAATATATCAATTCAAGTTATgcgtttttatttatttttgataaaaataaaaatcaatTTTACACCCTAATTAACAATAatcttatttatattcctATTACTCATGATATAATATCtgaaacatatataaaaaaacaaattgtAAATTACTATAATCAAAATTTAACGaatgtatatacaaattcatttaatatgataaatatgaataagAAAAACGATTTGCAATCCGAgctaaataaatttaaccATTCAAGTGATGACCacaattttaaaatctCGAAAATCAATGATGCCTTTTTCAAACATCATGGAATAAATGCCAATCAAGTTTTAACTGTACCTGTATTTGGAGTAAAT GAATCTATAATCGCAATAATAACAGTAGTTAAttcaacaaaaaaaatccCATTTTCTGATAGGGATGTTCACtttctaaatttattttcatctcATATTTCTAAGGAAATAGAGGGGAAAAGCGACCTTGATGCATCATTAAA gttatgcaaaaatattatatataactaa